A portion of the Chlamydia avium 10DC88 genome contains these proteins:
- the radA gene encoding DNA repair protein RadA: MSTKIKIQWTCNTCGTHTPKWLGQCPGCLQWNTLNEEKVSHSQRKRTQPQTTAISLNHVELREEERLPIGEPGWDRLLGGGAVRGSLSLLGGDPGIGKSTLLLQISAKFARRGYKVLYVCGEESITQTSLRARRLGISDTNIYLFSETNFDDIKHQISSIQPDILIVDSIQIILHPGIHASPGSVVQVREITTELMHIAKQLQITTFVIGHVTKSGEIAGPKVLEHLVDTVLYFEGNSHANYRMVRSVKNRFGPTNELLILSMHTEGLKEVSNPSGLFLQEKITETSGSVIIPIVEGSETFLIEMQALASPSPFANPLRKTSGFDANRFLLLLAVLEKRAKIKCHTADVFLSIAGGLKITEPAADLGAALAVVSSLYNRLAPKNATFIGEIGLGGEIRHVAHLERRLKESKLMGFELAILPEGQISSLSSEIKEQLGIRGVKTIQDAIRLLY; the protein is encoded by the coding sequence ATGAGCACAAAAATAAAAATACAATGGACATGTAATACTTGTGGAACGCACACACCTAAATGGTTAGGACAGTGCCCAGGATGTTTACAATGGAATACTTTAAACGAAGAGAAAGTATCTCATTCTCAAAGAAAAAGAACACAGCCTCAAACTACTGCGATCTCTTTAAATCATGTAGAACTACGTGAAGAAGAACGTCTTCCTATAGGAGAGCCTGGCTGGGATCGCCTGTTAGGAGGAGGTGCTGTTCGTGGGAGTCTCTCCTTGCTGGGAGGAGATCCAGGAATTGGGAAATCTACACTTCTATTACAGATATCAGCAAAATTTGCTCGTCGTGGTTACAAGGTATTGTATGTGTGTGGAGAGGAATCCATAACACAGACATCTTTACGTGCACGCCGTTTAGGGATTTCTGATACTAATATCTATCTTTTTTCAGAAACGAACTTTGATGATATTAAACATCAAATCTCTTCCATTCAACCGGATATATTAATTGTTGATTCTATACAAATTATATTGCATCCGGGTATACATGCCTCTCCTGGATCTGTAGTTCAAGTTCGTGAAATTACTACAGAACTTATGCACATTGCCAAGCAATTACAAATTACGACTTTCGTTATTGGTCATGTCACAAAATCTGGAGAAATTGCTGGACCTAAAGTTTTAGAACATCTTGTGGATACTGTGCTCTATTTTGAAGGAAATTCCCATGCGAACTATCGTATGGTACGTTCTGTAAAAAATCGTTTTGGTCCTACAAATGAGCTTCTAATTTTATCCATGCATACAGAGGGACTAAAAGAAGTGAGCAATCCTTCTGGTCTATTCTTACAGGAGAAGATTACAGAAACGTCCGGTTCAGTAATTATTCCTATTGTGGAAGGATCAGAGACCTTCCTGATTGAAATGCAAGCTTTAGCATCTCCTTCTCCTTTTGCTAATCCTTTAAGGAAAACCTCTGGTTTTGATGCGAATCGTTTTCTTCTTCTCCTAGCAGTTTTAGAAAAACGCGCTAAAATCAAATGTCATACAGCAGATGTATTTCTTTCTATAGCGGGAGGATTAAAAATTACAGAACCTGCTGCTGACTTAGGAGCTGCTTTAGCGGTAGTTTCTTCTTTATATAACCGTCTAGCTCCTAAAAATGCTACTTTTATAGGAGAAATCGGTTTGGGAGGTGAAATCCGCCATGTTGCCCATTTAGAGAGACGTTTAAAAGAAAGTAAACTTATGGGATTTGAACTCGCTATTCTTCCTGAAGGACAAATTTCCAGTCTTTCTTCAGAAATTAAAGAACAATTAGGTATTCGAGGAGTGAAAACAATTCAAGATGCTATCCGCTTGCTATACTGA
- the rnc gene encoding ribonuclease III, translated as MNLPIDIKQIESKLRFTFTQPKLLITALTHPSYRNESPETIEDSERLEFLGDAVLCLIVTEHLFLLFPSLDEGTLSTVRSALINSHSCCQYTDALGLGDHLLIGKGERIQNTRGRTSTHANLFEAILGAVYLDGGLGPARKIVVPLLPEKKDILPLMLGNPKNRLQQLTQKHLRTLPLYQCSSSQDPPGYHAYVIVNNEVWGEGFALSKKEAEKLAAQQALETHEHKNKNTMDM; from the coding sequence ATGAATCTACCTATTGATATCAAACAAATTGAATCAAAACTAAGATTTACATTTACCCAGCCAAAACTATTGATTACTGCACTAACCCATCCTTCCTATAGAAACGAGTCACCAGAAACTATTGAAGATAGCGAACGTCTAGAATTCTTGGGGGATGCGGTGCTGTGCCTAATTGTAACTGAGCACTTATTTCTACTCTTTCCCTCTCTAGATGAAGGCACTCTATCAACAGTACGATCTGCTTTAATTAATTCTCACTCGTGTTGCCAATATACTGATGCCTTAGGATTGGGTGATCACCTTCTCATTGGAAAAGGAGAAAGAATCCAAAACACACGAGGGAGGACCTCAACGCACGCAAATCTATTTGAAGCCATCTTAGGTGCAGTATATCTTGATGGAGGTTTAGGGCCTGCGAGAAAAATTGTTGTTCCTCTGTTACCTGAAAAAAAGGATATCCTTCCTCTTATGCTGGGCAATCCTAAAAATCGTCTGCAACAACTGACTCAGAAACATCTGCGTACCTTACCTCTATACCAGTGTTCTTCTTCTCAAGATCCTCCGGGATATCATGCTTATGTCATCGTCAATAATGAGGTCTGGGGAGAAGGCTTCGCATTATCTAAAAAGGAAGCTGAAAAACTTGCAGCACAACAAGCATTAGAAACTCATGAGCACAAAAATAAAAATACAATGGACATGTAA